The genomic region GCGCGACCCCCAGAAGCTTGATGCGATAGCCGAGTTCATCGGCGGCGCGAATATCGGCCAGCGAAATATTGCTGATGCCTTCAAGATAAATGTCATCCGCAGCGATCTGCGTGCCGAAGGCAAGACTGGTCAGCAGCGCCAGCTTGTGCGCCGTGTCATTGCCTTCAATGTCGAAAGTCGGATCGGCCTCTGCATAACCGAGGCGCTGGGCATCCTTGAGACAGGCTTCGAACGAAATGCCCTCTTCCCACATCCGGGTCAGGATGTAGTTGCAGGTGCCGTTCATGATGCCATAGACGCGGGAAACCGTATTGCCGGTCAGCGATTCACGCATTGCCTTGATGACCGGAATACCCCCGGCCACCGCCGCTTCGAAATTGAGAAGGACGCCTTTATCCTCGGCGATCTTGGCAAGCGCAACGCCGTGCCGCGCCAGCAGCGCCTTGTTGGCCGTGACCACATGGCGACCGGCGCGCAAAGCCGCTTCGACAGAAGCCCGGGCCGGTCCATCCTCGCCGCCGATGAGTTCCACGAAAACATCGATATCGGCAGATTTGGCCAGCTCGACCGGATCGTCGAACCAATTGATACCAGAAAGATCAATGCCGCGATCCCGGTTGCGGTCGCGAGCGCTGACCGCCGTGACCGTAACAGGCTTGCCGCACTGGCGCGTGAGCATTTCGGACTTGTCACGCAGGATACGCAACACCGAAGCACCAACGGTGCCGAGGCCGGCAACGCCGATCCGTAATGCATCACTCATTATTTCGACCTTCTGTATGGAGTGGCTATCAGGTGGGATGTCACGGGCGGCGAGGTGCCGTCCGTGACGATTTCTAAAGACTATCCGCGACGACCGTCGAGCGGAATTACATTTTGCAGGTTCTCATGCTTTGCAGAGAGAAAACGCTTGATGTTACGCGCCGCCTGACGGATGCGGTGCTCGTTCTCGACCAGCGCAATCCGCACGTAATCGTCGCCGTGCTCGCCAAAGCCGATACCGGGCGCAACGGCCACATCGGCCTGTTCGACCAGAAGCTTGGAGAATTCGAGCGAACCCAGCGAACGGAAGCGTTCCGGAATCGGAACCCAGGCGAACATGGTCGCAGCAGGCGGCGGAACATCCCAGCCCGCACGGCCAAAGCTTTCGACCAGCACATCCCGGCGCTGCTTGTAGACATTGCGCACATAGGCGATGTCCGATCCCTCTCCATTCAGCGCCGTGGTCGCCGCAACCTGAATAGGCGTGAAAGCACCATAATCGAGATAGGACTTCACGCGGGTGAGCGCTGCGATCAGGCGTTCATTACCGACCGCAAAGCCCATGCGCCAGCCTGGCATGGAGAATGTCTTCGACATGGAGGTGAACTCTACGGTCACATCCATGGCGCCCGGCACTTCCAGCACCGATGGCGGCGGATTGTCGTCGAAATAGATTTCCGAATAGGCAAGATCCGACAGGATGACGATGTCATGCTTGCGGGCGAACGCGACGACGTCCTTGTAGAAATCGAGCGTCGCCACATACGCCGTCGGATTGGACGGGAAATTCAGGATCAGCGCGATCGGCTTCGGGATCGAGTGCTTCACGCCGCGCTCCAGCGTCGGGATGAAGTTCTCGTCCGGCTTTGCCTGGACCGAGCGGATCACGCCGCCGGACATGATGAAGCCGAAGGAGTGGATCGGATAGGTCGGGTCCGGGCACAGAACCACATCGCCCGGCGCGGTGATGGCCTGAGCCATATTGGCGAAGCCTTCCTTGGAGCCGAGCGTGGCCACGACCTGCGTATCGGGATTGAGCTTCACCCCAAAGCGCCGCGCATAATATTGCGCCTGCGCACGACGCAGGCCGGGAATGCCCTTGGAAGCCGAATAACGATGTGCGCGCGGGTCCTGCACGGCCTCGCACAGCTTGTCGACGATGTTCTGCGGGGTCGGAAGATCGGGGTTGCCCATGCCAAGATCAATAATGTCGGCGCCCGCCGCTCGCGCCGATGCCTTCAGACGATTGACCTGTTCAAAGACATAAGGGGGCAGACGACGGACTTTATGGAATTCTTCCGACATGATCCTGTTCCAGTGGAGGGTTGAACGTAATGGCGCGCATGCGCCGCAAAGGAGCTATACACCTGTTCTCGAATCGGGTCGAGACGTGTTGCCGCGTCAAAGGATGCGGATTTCGTCTCTAGAGCACACCCCGAAAAGTTTAACGGTTTCGGATAAGATGCGCGTCATAAACCAAGGAAGAAGTTACTCTTCCCCGCTTT from Brucella intermedia LMG 3301 harbors:
- a CDS encoding homoserine dehydrogenase, encoding MSDALRIGVAGLGTVGASVLRILRDKSEMLTRQCGKPVTVTAVSARDRNRDRGIDLSGINWFDDPVELAKSADIDVFVELIGGEDGPARASVEAALRAGRHVVTANKALLARHGVALAKIAEDKGVLLNFEAAVAGGIPVIKAMRESLTGNTVSRVYGIMNGTCNYILTRMWEEGISFEACLKDAQRLGYAEADPTFDIEGNDTAHKLALLTSLAFGTQIAADDIYLEGISNISLADIRAADELGYRIKLLGVAQKTDTGIEQRVHPTMVPTSSVIAQVHGVTNAVAIETDLLGELLLSGPGAGGNATASAVIGDVADIAKSRPGFQHGPVFGTPAKALQPYKRAKMRKHAGGYFIRLTVLDRIGAFAAIAKRMAENDISLESIVQRPPMDDAAREGVKTVILVTHETTESAVKKALEAILKDDHLVDTPQMIRIERAG
- a CDS encoding LL-diaminopimelate aminotransferase, producing the protein MSEEFHKVRRLPPYVFEQVNRLKASARAAGADIIDLGMGNPDLPTPQNIVDKLCEAVQDPRAHRYSASKGIPGLRRAQAQYYARRFGVKLNPDTQVVATLGSKEGFANMAQAITAPGDVVLCPDPTYPIHSFGFIMSGGVIRSVQAKPDENFIPTLERGVKHSIPKPIALILNFPSNPTAYVATLDFYKDVVAFARKHDIVILSDLAYSEIYFDDNPPPSVLEVPGAMDVTVEFTSMSKTFSMPGWRMGFAVGNERLIAALTRVKSYLDYGAFTPIQVAATTALNGEGSDIAYVRNVYKQRRDVLVESFGRAGWDVPPPAATMFAWVPIPERFRSLGSLEFSKLLVEQADVAVAPGIGFGEHGDDYVRIALVENEHRIRQAARNIKRFLSAKHENLQNVIPLDGRRG